A region of Paenibacillus sp. 37 DNA encodes the following proteins:
- a CDS encoding O-antigen ligase family protein, giving the protein MKNITMDKGVVRYKRGYAANEKMMEQLFERSHHANDTEYVDNRDLCNEDIRGIRDSAYNRQDTYNKDVTYKKDEPYQLNGVIQTEGSGYFSQSLRCKRYSGSGWTVGLGILSIVLLLAGCLSRGLYYSADLYPVILIAAGSTLIMFLLFLVGIRPQKTSERIPMSLVQDRGRLERIVEKIFRFPGMWRVLWPLGMMTCFGLHAWAGSVSKQGSMDEMLRWSLLAMFTLLTAILAARTNGARWLACGWQMAGGLLVLSGILAVCGILPLPFGVMRTADPEISSAGARLGGLLQYPNAYGAVVGMYALERLTAAARVLARPVPARRLIAAVLPLMPAQTALLLSESRGAWLATGCAAVAAFALQRRGARLPLLLATAAPLACAAWLYRQLAAAQLAPAPVPGLLALAGAWAAALLGTLLLCRLWHSGAAKAPRTAALTAIVLAGAAAALMAVASTAERLAAGVGTGVSRLQMWRDALQLWTEVAWLGHGGDTWRNMFRAIQSSPYVGGEVHNGLLDLALDRGMIGILLVAGWFLLTLRSIFHFAPQLFPSVLVFGLHGAMDFDWSFTVFWMLFIWLGAWATALKTETEGVQRSGVTVKYTPIRSKSGSKLRSKSRSRFLFLRSLSIHTRLLYVPMWRSFFHILQRVTARLIRVSTVMIILFWIGGTFWLTFRYAIAEVQYRQAMSEPDGTPAQKVHLMAAFQSNPNRPDIVISLARSLPGREAESLLLNSLSHSPMHPQIYIELGRLAAKFGEGQQAGEYFEQAIALNRYDGIGQSTALYWMEQAARREWKAGYRDRAQQTAAAGVQMYERYQLLAEEVEAGNVRNDRRFVLEEHAPGYGENLRRLASAFSPPFTQELTKRSP; this is encoded by the coding sequence ATGAAGAATATTACAATGGATAAGGGAGTTGTAAGGTATAAACGAGGGTATGCGGCGAATGAGAAAATGATGGAACAGTTGTTTGAACGGTCTCACCACGCAAATGATACAGAATATGTAGATAACAGGGACTTATGTAATGAGGACATTAGGGGCATTAGAGACAGTGCATATAATAGACAAGATACATACAACAAAGATGTTACGTATAAAAAAGATGAACCATATCAATTAAATGGAGTTATTCAAACCGAGGGGTCAGGTTATTTTTCTCAAAGTTTGAGGTGTAAACGTTATTCAGGATCTGGGTGGACTGTTGGGTTGGGCATACTCTCCATTGTCTTGCTGCTTGCAGGATGTCTGAGTCGGGGACTGTACTATTCGGCTGATCTGTACCCTGTTATTCTGATCGCAGCAGGAAGCACTTTGATTATGTTTTTGCTTTTCCTTGTAGGTATTCGTCCACAGAAGACGAGTGAACGAATACCCATGTCATTGGTACAGGATCGGGGGAGACTCGAACGAATCGTTGAGAAAATATTCCGATTTCCGGGGATGTGGCGGGTATTGTGGCCGCTGGGGATGATGACATGTTTTGGACTACATGCATGGGCAGGCTCGGTGAGTAAACAGGGCAGCATGGATGAAATGCTGCGGTGGAGCCTGCTTGCGATGTTTACCCTGCTTACCGCAATATTGGCTGCGCGCACGAATGGTGCACGTTGGTTAGCCTGCGGTTGGCAGATGGCAGGCGGCTTGCTTGTGCTAAGCGGCATCCTTGCCGTGTGCGGGATATTGCCGCTGCCCTTCGGGGTGATGCGGACTGCTGACCCCGAGATCAGTTCCGCCGGAGCAAGGCTCGGCGGATTATTGCAGTACCCGAATGCGTACGGTGCCGTTGTTGGCATGTACGCATTGGAGCGGCTGACAGCCGCCGCACGAGTCTTGGCCCGGCCTGTGCCGGCCAGGCGACTCATCGCGGCAGTGCTGCCGCTCATGCCCGCGCAAACCGCGCTCCTGCTGAGCGAGTCGCGCGGCGCTTGGCTGGCGACCGGCTGCGCCGCGGTCGCCGCCTTTGCTTTGCAGCGGCGCGGTGCCCGCCTGCCGCTGCTGCTGGCCACGGCCGCGCCACTGGCGTGCGCGGCCTGGCTGTACCGCCAGCTGGCTGCTGCCCAGCTGGCGCCTGCACCTGTGCCCGGCCTGCTGGCACTGGCCGGGGCATGGGCAGCTGCGCTGCTCGGCACGCTGCTGCTGTGCCGTTTATGGCACAGCGGCGCCGCCAAGGCTCCGCGTACCGCTGCCCTGACGGCCATTGTGCTGGCGGGAGCCGCCGCCGCACTGATGGCCGTGGCCTCCACCGCCGAGCGCCTCGCGGCGGGTGTCGGTACTGGGGTGTCCCGCCTACAGATGTGGCGGGACGCCCTCCAGCTGTGGACCGAGGTCGCATGGCTCGGCCACGGGGGAGATACATGGCGCAACATGTTTCGCGCCATTCAATCCTCGCCTTATGTTGGAGGCGAGGTCCACAACGGCCTGCTTGATCTCGCCCTGGACAGGGGCATGATCGGCATCCTGCTTGTCGCAGGGTGGTTTCTCCTCACCCTGCGAAGCATCTTTCATTTTGCACCGCAGCTATTTCCATCCGTGCTTGTTTTTGGCCTGCATGGGGCGATGGACTTTGACTGGAGCTTTACAGTATTTTGGATGCTTTTCATCTGGCTTGGTGCTTGGGCAACTGCATTGAAGACGGAAACAGAGGGGGTCCAGCGATCCGGCGTAACAGTGAAATACACTCCCATCAGATCCAAATCGGGATCTAAATTGAGATCTAAATCCAGATCCAGATTTCTTTTCTTGCGATCTCTATCAATCCACACCCGTTTATTATATGTCCCGATGTGGCGTTCCTTCTTTCATATTCTTCAGCGAGTAACTGCTCGGCTAATAAGGGTATCGACAGTGATGATCATCCTTTTCTGGATTGGTGGAACATTCTGGCTGACCTTCCGATATGCCATAGCAGAAGTGCAGTACCGTCAGGCGATGTCTGAACCGGATGGCACTCCAGCACAGAAGGTGCATCTTATGGCTGCTTTTCAATCGAATCCGAATCGACCCGATATCGTGATATCCCTTGCACGATCCCTCCCGGGACGAGAAGCAGAATCACTCCTTTTGAACAGCTTGTCCCATTCCCCGATGCATCCTCAGATTTACATTGAACTGGGACGATTGGCAGCCAAATTCGGCGAAGGACAGCAGGCTGGAGAATATTTTGAACAAGCGATCGCATTGAATCGGTATGATGGCATTGGCCAATCCACGGCTTTGTATTGGATGGAGCAGGCAGCGCGGCGGGAATGGAAGGCAGGATATAGAGATCGAGCCCAACAGACTGCCGCCGCTGGTGTACAGATGTATGAACGGTATCAACTGCTGGCTGAGGAAGTGGAAGCAGGAAACGTTCGCAATGATCGTCGTTTTGTACTGGAAGAACATGCTCCAGGCTATGGAGAGAACCTGCGCAGGCTTGCTTCAGCTTTTTCTCCTCCATTTACTCAAGAGTTGACCAAGCGGAGCCCTTGA
- a CDS encoding class I SAM-dependent methyltransferase, with product MYPVDSLRKLIQDIFEQNSLITATWSQLRRRDNVSYTKVQVKPVTLKNQLHYQFAFHYNNKVLHENLTPAEAAERMTLLCEETFRQGLLCTTEADYQILISKKYKVSILTKSASKTAVDLSHNRKKQYVLEEGVPVSFLVELGIMNEEGRVLARKYDKFRQINRFLEMVQDVIPHLPEGRPLTIVDFGCGKSYLTFALYHYLSVQQRRSLKIIGLDLKADVIEHCNDLANRLHYGDLKFLVGDIADYDELNEVDMVVTLHACDTATDAALEKAVRWGASVILSVPCCQHELFDQVEASVMNPLLSHGILKERFSALATDGIRAKLLDLMGYKTQLLEFIDMENTPKNILIRAVRGQAGEVTEMWNEYTAFRDFIHADPYLERACADLLPGDGKQADGKSKSSKETVQNSANCDIC from the coding sequence ATGTACCCCGTGGATTCATTGCGAAAGCTTATACAAGACATCTTTGAACAGAATTCGCTGATTACAGCGACCTGGAGCCAGCTGCGCAGACGGGACAATGTCTCGTATACCAAAGTGCAAGTCAAGCCGGTGACACTGAAGAATCAGCTGCATTATCAATTTGCATTTCATTATAACAACAAAGTGCTGCACGAGAATTTGACTCCGGCTGAAGCGGCTGAGCGCATGACTTTGTTATGCGAAGAGACGTTTCGTCAAGGGCTGCTCTGTACGACCGAGGCAGACTATCAAATTTTGATCAGCAAAAAATATAAAGTATCCATTCTGACCAAATCTGCTTCCAAAACTGCGGTGGATCTGTCGCATAATCGCAAGAAGCAATATGTATTGGAAGAAGGCGTACCTGTATCGTTCCTCGTTGAACTTGGTATTATGAACGAAGAAGGTCGTGTGCTGGCTCGCAAGTATGACAAGTTCAGACAAATCAACCGTTTCCTCGAAATGGTGCAGGATGTCATTCCCCATCTTCCGGAAGGACGTCCACTGACCATCGTTGACTTTGGTTGCGGCAAGTCTTATCTGACATTTGCGTTATATCATTATCTGTCTGTGCAACAACGTCGTTCACTCAAGATTATTGGGTTGGACTTAAAGGCAGATGTCATTGAACACTGTAATGATCTGGCTAATCGATTGCATTATGGTGATCTGAAGTTTCTGGTTGGAGACATCGCGGACTACGATGAATTAAATGAAGTGGATATGGTTGTCACGCTTCATGCCTGTGACACAGCTACCGATGCTGCTTTGGAGAAGGCAGTTCGTTGGGGGGCTTCTGTGATTCTGTCTGTTCCTTGCTGTCAGCATGAACTGTTTGATCAAGTAGAGGCTTCCGTGATGAATCCGTTATTGTCCCATGGTATCCTCAAGGAACGTTTTTCCGCTCTGGCTACGGATGGGATTCGTGCCAAGTTGCTTGATCTGATGGGATACAAGACACAATTGCTTGAATTCATCGATATGGAGAATACGCCTAAAAACATATTGATCCGTGCTGTTCGTGGTCAGGCCGGCGAAGTGACGGAGATGTGGAATGAATATACGGCTTTCCGTGATTTCATTCATGCCGATCCATATTTGGAGCGGGCTTGTGCCGATTTGCTTCCTGGCGATGGCAAGCAGGCCGACGGGAAATCAAAATCGAGCAAAGAAACCGTTCAAAATTCCGCAAATTGCGACATTTGCTGA
- a CDS encoding DUF6483 family protein, producing the protein MFRKDYLLRMMEEMTEAIGKVFTLKQQRKHTEALSELDELMRRQFGLNLSLLNSLPAEDVIEMFRFRGMIEVDNLQHAARLIEEEAYIYQEKAKVEGIDDQERMDAEDDAVIRLMRSIHFYLYALNHGANPKLLDAPERVEGVLGLTKEYELPARTERQLALYREQQGRYDQAENSWYRLLHLGAEFPVSYRNDVQAFYERLSQLTDEQLEQGGLPRNEVEEGLAELSRQEMSS; encoded by the coding sequence ATGTTCAGAAAAGATTATCTGCTCCGCATGATGGAGGAAATGACTGAAGCAATTGGCAAAGTGTTCACGCTCAAACAGCAACGTAAGCACACCGAGGCATTGTCTGAACTGGATGAGCTGATGCGCAGGCAGTTTGGGTTAAACTTATCGCTATTGAACTCGTTGCCAGCAGAGGATGTTATTGAAATGTTCCGTTTTCGCGGAATGATTGAAGTGGACAATCTGCAGCACGCCGCCAGGCTGATTGAAGAAGAAGCCTATATTTATCAAGAGAAGGCCAAAGTGGAAGGCATCGATGATCAGGAGAGAATGGACGCAGAGGATGATGCTGTCATTCGATTGATGAGGTCAATTCATTTTTACCTGTATGCATTGAATCATGGCGCTAATCCCAAGTTATTAGACGCACCGGAACGGGTTGAGGGTGTGTTGGGGCTTACGAAAGAATATGAACTCCCTGCTCGAACCGAAAGACAGCTTGCCCTGTATCGTGAACAACAAGGGCGTTATGACCAGGCAGAGAACAGTTGGTACAGATTGCTACATCTTGGTGCTGAATTTCCGGTGAGCTACCGAAATGATGTACAGGCGTTCTACGAAAGGTTGAGCCAACTCACGGATGAACAGCTGGAGCAGGGCGGTTTGCCACGTAACGAAGTTGAAGAAGGATTAGCTGAACTAAGTCGTCAAGAGATGAGCTCCTAA
- a CDS encoding alpha/beta fold hydrolase — protein sequence MEKVMCDGTTICYAEQGKGEALILLHGYCGSSSYWDEVVPELARSYRCIVPDLRGHGKTDAPVGSYTIEQMGNDVLQLMDELNVEKAVLLGHSMGGYIALSIAQRHPERLNAFGLIHSTAYPDSEEAKEKRLRAVSTIQTEGIVNFVDGLVPGLFAPEHVESLSKHVTRVKEIGYQTAPQGAVGAALAMRERPDRRDVLSATPLPVLLVAGEKDAVIPPERTFTSDKPHIVQAVIAGAGHMSMYEAPEELIQVIKQFMAGLSK from the coding sequence ATGGAAAAAGTGATGTGTGATGGAACGACGATTTGTTATGCCGAACAAGGTAAGGGAGAAGCACTCATTTTGCTCCACGGATACTGTGGCAGTTCATCATATTGGGATGAAGTCGTACCTGAACTGGCACGAAGCTATCGCTGTATCGTACCTGATCTGCGTGGACACGGAAAAACAGATGCACCTGTAGGAAGTTATACCATCGAACAGATGGGCAACGATGTATTACAGTTGATGGATGAGTTGAATGTGGAAAAAGCGGTCCTTTTGGGACACTCGATGGGTGGATACATTGCGCTCTCGATTGCGCAACGTCACCCGGAGCGTTTGAATGCATTTGGTCTGATTCATTCGACAGCCTATCCGGACAGTGAAGAAGCCAAGGAAAAACGCCTTCGTGCTGTATCCACCATTCAGACAGAAGGTATCGTGAATTTTGTAGATGGACTGGTTCCCGGACTGTTTGCACCAGAACATGTGGAATCGCTATCTAAGCATGTAACACGTGTGAAGGAAATTGGTTACCAGACTGCTCCTCAAGGTGCTGTTGGTGCTGCACTTGCTATGCGAGAACGTCCGGATCGCCGCGATGTGTTATCGGCTACACCTTTACCTGTATTGCTGGTTGCGGGAGAAAAGGATGCGGTTATCCCGCCAGAACGTACATTTACAAGTGACAAGCCACATATCGTGCAAGCCGTAATTGCGGGTGCAGGTCATATGAGCATGTATGAAGCTCCTGAAGAGTTAATTCAGGTCATTAAACAATTTATGGCTGGATTATCGAAGTAA
- the yyaC gene encoding spore protease YyaC — MAAYKREMVRHQGREVRKGVPAENLVLFFKNIVQLHSPAEITFICIGTDRSTGDALGPLTGSILQESGMENVIGTLSSPCDADTLEKKLALIPAHHAIIAIDACLGPKHAVGTYYLSNNPLIPAQSVGGKLPPVGQYSVAAVVNANGPRPYSILQMTSLHFVMGMSRTIADAAIEAWKWRQTFHL; from the coding sequence TTGGCAGCCTATAAGCGAGAAATGGTTCGTCATCAAGGAAGGGAAGTCCGCAAAGGCGTGCCTGCAGAGAATCTGGTCTTATTTTTCAAAAACATCGTTCAACTTCATTCTCCAGCTGAGATCACGTTTATCTGCATCGGTACGGATCGTTCCACCGGGGATGCTCTGGGTCCACTGACCGGAAGTATACTGCAAGAGAGCGGAATGGAGAACGTGATTGGCACGCTGTCTTCCCCTTGTGATGCAGATACGCTGGAAAAGAAATTGGCACTTATTCCTGCACACCATGCCATCATAGCGATTGATGCATGTCTGGGACCAAAGCATGCGGTAGGTACATACTATCTCTCGAATAACCCACTCATTCCGGCCCAATCGGTCGGAGGCAAGCTACCCCCTGTTGGGCAATACAGTGTAGCGGCTGTGGTTAATGCTAATGGACCAAGGCCCTATTCCATTTTGCAGATGACCTCGCTTCACTTCGTCATGGGGATGTCCCGAACGATTGCAGACGCCGCAATTGAAGCATGGAAATGGAGACAAACGTTTCATTTATGA
- a CDS encoding DUF1128 domain-containing protein gives MDLTQATAANMEYMIEAIKTKLRMASGAAMQASSFPLEKYEDLFDLYEMILSKEHLSISEVEAVASELGNLRKS, from the coding sequence ATGGATTTAACACAAGCAACAGCAGCCAATATGGAATATATGATTGAAGCGATCAAAACCAAACTTCGTATGGCAAGCGGTGCCGCCATGCAAGCTTCTTCATTCCCACTTGAGAAATATGAAGATCTGTTTGACCTGTATGAAATGATTTTGAGCAAGGAACATCTCAGTATTTCTGAAGTGGAAGCTGTCGCTTCGGAACTGGGTAATCTTCGTAAATCTTAG
- a CDS encoding pirin family protein has translation MIKVVTSEERHTSDRGWIHSEFSFSFADYDDPSNAHFGCLLAHNENTLMPQEGFKKHPHHDLELVSYVISGTLKHTDSMGTEQLLEPGTVQVMSAGTGVEHSETNPSADEPVRFLQMWFLPSERMLKPSYMNRRIEPQEHLNRLCPIVSGQGGEGSEGALPISQDVTCYLSHLESGKKLMYPQHEDRRTHLFLISGHVEIHCSDGNFNLKPGDAARIRKSCDLQITSTDSEPAEFVLVDLP, from the coding sequence ATGATTAAAGTGGTGACATCGGAAGAAAGGCACACGTCGGATCGAGGTTGGATACACAGTGAATTCAGCTTTTCGTTTGCGGATTATGATGATCCAAGCAACGCCCATTTTGGCTGTCTGTTGGCTCATAATGAAAACACGCTGATGCCGCAAGAAGGCTTTAAGAAACATCCACATCATGATCTTGAACTTGTCAGTTATGTCATTTCGGGCACACTCAAACATACGGATAGTATGGGAACAGAACAATTGCTTGAACCGGGTACGGTCCAGGTGATGAGTGCGGGGACGGGAGTGGAACACTCCGAGACCAATCCGTCAGCGGATGAACCGGTACGTTTCCTCCAGATGTGGTTTTTGCCATCGGAGCGTATGCTGAAACCTTCCTATATGAATCGGAGAATAGAGCCGCAGGAGCACTTGAATCGTCTATGTCCGATTGTATCCGGGCAAGGGGGAGAGGGAAGCGAAGGCGCATTGCCTATTTCCCAGGATGTAACCTGTTACCTCTCCCATTTGGAGTCCGGGAAAAAGTTGATGTACCCGCAACACGAAGATCGACGGACACATCTTTTTCTGATCAGTGGGCATGTAGAGATTCATTGTTCGGATGGTAACTTCAACCTCAAGCCGGGCGATGCCGCACGAATTCGCAAAAGCTGTGATCTGCAAATCACGAGCACAGACAGTGAACCTGCCGAATTTGTTTTGGTTGACCTGCCTTAA
- a CDS encoding asparaginase codes for MESALLIKEYRAGVMECAHYGHISITDEYGRIVYSAGDPHFRAFTRSSAKPFQAIPGIRAGIASHYGLSAQEVAIMSSSHRSEPEHIRVLEQLSGKIGLGEECLICAPSYPLNEESRNQWLRGQGEKRRILHNCSGKHLGILGYSQMKQVDLGSYAEPDHPVQREILETFADLAGIEEKEIELGTDGCGFPVFSLPLSALSNAYLKLACPDLIADPSTRTAVETITSAMNEHPLMVGGTERVDSVLLEDDNIVAKGGFKGVFGFGLKKERLGITFKVLDGSEEEWAFITQSILRQIGYSNERTIARLAEVFPSDIRNDAGTVVGHADSEFILHSLEDSV; via the coding sequence ATGGAGAGTGCCTTGTTAATTAAAGAATACCGTGCAGGCGTTATGGAATGCGCCCATTACGGACACATAAGTATTACGGATGAGTATGGCCGAATTGTATACTCGGCTGGTGACCCTCATTTTAGAGCGTTCACTCGCTCATCTGCCAAACCTTTTCAAGCCATTCCAGGTATTCGGGCAGGAATTGCCAGTCACTATGGCCTATCCGCACAGGAGGTTGCCATTATGTCCTCTTCGCATCGTTCAGAACCGGAACACATTCGGGTGCTGGAGCAGTTATCTGGTAAGATCGGATTGGGAGAAGAATGCTTAATCTGTGCACCAAGCTATCCGCTTAATGAAGAAAGCCGTAATCAATGGTTACGTGGACAAGGAGAGAAACGGCGCATCTTACACAACTGCTCCGGAAAACATCTGGGAATTCTGGGGTACAGTCAGATGAAGCAGGTTGACCTGGGTAGTTACGCTGAACCGGATCATCCGGTACAACGAGAAATTCTTGAAACCTTTGCCGACCTGGCAGGTATTGAGGAAAAAGAGATTGAGCTTGGGACGGATGGCTGCGGCTTTCCGGTATTTTCTTTGCCGTTGTCGGCATTGTCGAACGCTTATCTGAAGCTCGCTTGTCCGGATCTTATCGCTGATCCTTCCACAAGAACAGCTGTAGAGACCATAACATCAGCTATGAATGAACATCCGTTGATGGTAGGTGGCACGGAGCGTGTAGATTCAGTGCTGCTGGAAGACGATAACATTGTAGCGAAGGGTGGATTCAAGGGGGTATTCGGATTTGGTCTGAAAAAAGAAAGACTGGGAATCACCTTCAAGGTGCTTGATGGTTCCGAGGAAGAGTGGGCTTTCATCACCCAATCCATCCTAAGACAGATTGGTTATTCCAATGAGAGAACCATTGCACGATTGGCTGAAGTGTTCCCTTCGGACATCCGAAATGATGCGGGTACCGTTGTAGGTCATGCAGATAGTGAGTTCATTCTCCACTCACTTGAAGATAGCGTATAA
- a CDS encoding phosphatase PAP2 family protein — MPRKTYSPASFSSNSGTLLRPLLNWSLAGLALSASVVFILAGLGAWLGADVIIRLDDQIQQLFYLNSDSRLHLFPYTAFITALGSFKISAVAAGGFALLFFIQRSPRFVVYGYALTGSFAMMWILNTLLKEFFRRSRPELDHLLVVHGYSFPSGHAMISMGFYGMLFVIWALERQQHKYSGVWLPVLFGISFIFLIGLSRIMLGVHYPTDVFTGFTAGLAWIFCMVKGIKQSR, encoded by the coding sequence ATGCCGCGCAAAACGTATTCACCAGCCTCATTCAGTTCAAATTCCGGTACGTTATTACGTCCACTCCTCAACTGGAGTTTGGCTGGTCTGGCCCTCAGCGCATCGGTTGTATTCATCCTGGCAGGTCTGGGTGCCTGGTTGGGTGCTGATGTTATTATTCGTCTGGATGATCAAATTCAGCAATTATTTTATCTGAATTCAGATTCACGTCTTCATCTATTCCCTTACACTGCATTCATAACCGCACTGGGTTCTTTCAAAATCTCTGCTGTGGCTGCAGGAGGTTTTGCTCTTCTTTTCTTCATTCAACGCAGTCCAAGGTTTGTTGTATATGGATATGCGCTCACGGGAAGTTTTGCCATGATGTGGATTCTGAACACGTTATTGAAAGAATTTTTCAGACGAAGCAGGCCTGAACTGGATCATCTGCTGGTCGTTCACGGGTACAGCTTTCCCAGCGGACATGCCATGATCTCCATGGGCTTTTACGGCATGCTCTTTGTAATCTGGGCCTTGGAACGACAACAACATAAATATTCCGGTGTGTGGCTTCCTGTTCTATTTGGTATTAGTTTTATTTTCTTGATCGGCCTCAGCCGGATCATGTTGGGTGTTCATTATCCTACAGATGTATTTACTGGATTTACTGCTGGATTGGCATGGATCTTCTGCATGGTTAAGGGCATTAAACAAAGCCGCTAA
- a CDS encoding GlsB/YeaQ/YmgE family stress response membrane protein, protein MWGIIISIVMAVIIGLIGDALAGHNMPGGIIGAMIAGFAGAWLGALLLGNWGPVIGNFAIIPAIIGTALFVFLLGLVSRLLRQAA, encoded by the coding sequence ATGTGGGGCATCATTATCAGCATTGTGATGGCTGTCATCATCGGTTTGATCGGAGATGCACTTGCCGGTCACAATATGCCTGGAGGCATAATCGGTGCAATGATTGCAGGATTTGCCGGAGCCTGGCTGGGAGCACTTTTGCTTGGTAACTGGGGACCCGTTATCGGTAACTTTGCCATCATCCCTGCCATCATTGGTACAGCGCTCTTTGTTTTCTTGCTGGGGCTTGTGTCCAGACTGCTAAGACAGGCTGCCTGA
- a CDS encoding YtxH domain-containing protein, with product MNKAEEQYPVQTGSTFAKGIFIGGLLGAAAALLFAPKPGRELRGDLSEKVGIVTDRTKEVATVVSDKATELAKTVSSKTSDIAKTVNQGRNDVMDSVRKASADVANEASRASDEVAAASVEAKEDARKELNSTSL from the coding sequence ATGAATAAAGCAGAAGAGCAATATCCTGTACAGACGGGTTCAACTTTCGCAAAAGGTATTTTCATCGGGGGTTTGCTGGGAGCTGCAGCAGCACTACTCTTTGCGCCTAAACCGGGACGTGAATTGCGTGGTGACCTTTCCGAGAAAGTGGGCATCGTTACTGACCGCACCAAAGAAGTGGCAACTGTTGTAAGTGACAAAGCCACTGAACTGGCTAAAACGGTCTCTTCCAAAACTTCCGATATTGCAAAAACGGTAAATCAAGGCCGCAATGATGTAATGGACTCTGTGAGAAAAGCGTCCGCTGATGTGGCTAACGAAGCATCCCGTGCATCTGATGAAGTGGCTGCCGCTTCCGTTGAAGCGAAGGAAGATGCACGTAAAGAACTTAACTCGACTAGCCTGTAA
- a CDS encoding DUF5665 domain-containing protein translates to MSKVTINGNTPITGGTPAQQYDTSEHPFELRHEVKRLNTRLDQIADSLERAQIKDIIENYSSPKKRIITNFTAGMARGLGLTVGTFVVLGLLAFILSQFVNMPIVGQYIADLLGYIEDYKN, encoded by the coding sequence ATGAGTAAAGTTACAATCAACGGTAATACTCCAATTACAGGAGGAACACCAGCACAGCAGTATGATACAAGCGAGCATCCTTTTGAATTGCGTCATGAGGTAAAGCGATTAAACACCCGTTTGGACCAGATTGCGGACAGTCTGGAGAGAGCACAGATCAAGGATATTATTGAGAATTATAGCAGTCCCAAAAAGCGGATTATTACTAATTTCACAGCGGGCATGGCACGAGGTCTCGGTCTGACTGTGGGTACCTTTGTTGTTCTCGGTTTGCTGGCATTCATTCTCAGCCAATTTGTGAATATGCCTATTGTGGGCCAATATATCGCTGACTTGCTTGGTTATATTGAAGATTACAAAAACTAA